The Linepithema humile isolate Giens D197 chromosome 7, Lhum_UNIL_v1.0, whole genome shotgun sequence genome has a window encoding:
- the RhoGAP93B gene encoding rho GTPase-activating protein 39 isoform X2 → MASDGRMEWVEIIEPRTKEHMYANLTTGECVWDPPPGVPVKKTDNNQWWELFDQNTSRFYYYNATSQKTVWHRPTDCDIIPLAKLQTLKQNTEPATCSTSDSQKITEPRKKESVSTQTQTPSVSRSTRFNHQESTNLAPTLQVLSLGNSNKTRTCTVGADLQTSPPSPSPSSRRHHHHHHHHNNRHHRHHDAPAACTRQHNHSQDSGRSSDSSVSHSRTSLESTGYRLLDSPHRHHHRSAAQTSAGTAQSSPRPHGSGTLEARCHKSGTLESVKNQKSVSMGEPPPLGLSLSTSTPLFKKKTFTDPQREGRAGNLDLDKSKNGRESSRGSYGPEPSTSPYRDSLMESRVFRQEMPPYRPPEVQLSHSYKSQNEKYGSLMESGNRYHRDRERELQQQQQQQQQQQQQQHHRERVNSLDKSNPPAFYPSSMHPRNMTKQPQDNTGSIGRRHHGCPASLSEANVRDVYGAMLSERSDPAKSLGRTAGVHGGNSSKQRGGLEAAERERERDREKEYRRNTACNNSLDCVPQPLGRSYSFVQQQKQQQKMQQQQQQQARRRERDDDAMHERYLMISQTHEQSRQRLSSNTSSSNSSNSSSNSAAGEETEGHAEGDDSKKKRSNGNPSPPPSPFYGNLLADADHLLPLQHYILQQAKLSGCYKFGDPLLVEEGEDSLDEEGGRGEAIGARGEDDSDDQFADDEAASNQGDSSSQEYLEDHYADLGNYDTAGLVTYYTTADTLTRPQARPPSPPNIVSQTETRDSVVPTRQVSMPTVSSTPSICTTSVNNSDLEEVRRDDSTGGGDIEKYAQDNLNLNCGRPKGLRLLFRKKFSVRDILSWSKDPIPQPMLAMVDGEKPLKREACNLFRLVQVYMGDRKANVGMTLDGVAMDIVNTAFTKPPLRDELYVQICRQTTENPRKESLRRGWELMAVCLAFVPPSATFEPYLEGYMNRHRDPNFQFPEVAKWPIHVQVSHYATVACRRLQRIGAHGKRQPRKATVEDIDQARIQIFRASMFGATLSEVMALQRDRFPLRELPWIQTTLTRQVLVRGGTLTEGIFRVSADADEVSALKSCLDRFEDGAILAASQDAHAPASLLKLWVRELYEPLIPDSFYVECVSMRHDDPEASAANVAAIVERLPDLNRRVLCHLIRFLQIFARPEVVVRTKMDANNLAMVMAPNVLRCMSQDPRVILENARKEMAFVRTLIETLDTAWIDDLH, encoded by the exons ATGGCATCCGACGG TAGGATGGAATGGGTGGAGATCATAGAGCCACGCACGAAGGAACATATGTACGCCAATCTGACCACCGGAGAATGCGTATGGGATCCACCACCAGGCGTACCAGT GAAAAAAACGGACAACAATCAATGGTGGGAATTGTTTGATCAGAATACCTCgcggttttattattataacgcgACATCTCAGAAAACTGTCTGGCACCGCCCGACCGACTGTGACATCATACCGTTGGCGAAACTTCAG acTTTGAAACAGAATACGGAGCCTGCAACCTGTAGCACATCCGATTCTCAAAAGATAACGGAACCGAGAAAGAAGGAATCCGTTTCGACACAAACACAAACTCCTTCAGTCAGTCGGTCGACGCGATTTAACCATCAGGAGAGCACGAATCTGGCTCCGACGCTG CAAGTTCTATCCCTCGGTAATTCGAACAAAACGAGGACTTGCACAGTTGGCGCCGATCTTCAGACTTCCCCACCATCCCCGTCTCCGTCATCAAGGCgacatcatcatcatcatcatcatcacaATAACAGGCATCACAGGCACCATGACGCGCCTGCGGCGTGCACTAGACAACACAATCATTCGCAGGATTCTGGCAGATCTAGCGACAGTTCCGTCTCGCACAGTAGGACCTCATTGGAGTCGACCGGTTATCGCTTGTTGGACTCGCCGCACAGACATCATCATCGCTCGGCCGCCCAAACGTCGGCGGGCACCGCACAATCCTCTCCCAGGCCGCACGGCAGCGGCACCCTAGAGGCCAGATGCCACAAAAGCGGAACTTTGGAAAGCGTGAAGAATCAGAAGTCCGTGTCAATGGGAGAACCACCGCCATTGGGTTTGTCGCTCTCGACCAGCACGCCCTTGTTCAAGAAGAAGACGTTCACCGACCCGCAACGCGAAGGTAGGGCGGGAAACTTGGACCTGGACAAGAgtaaaaatg GTCGTGAAAGTAGTAGAGGCTCGTACGGTCCCGAGCCGAGTACCTCGCCATATCGTGATTCTCTGATGGAATCCCGAGTCTTCAGGCAGGAAATGCCGCCGTATCGTCCGCCGGAGGTTCAACTTAGCCATAGTTATAAATCGCAGAATGAAAAGTATGGTTCCTTAATGGAGAGTGGCAATCGTTACCATAGGGATAGAGAGCGGGAgctgcagcagcaacagcaacagcagcagcagcagcagcagcagcagcatcaTCGAGAGCGCGTCAACAGCCTCGATAAAAGCAACCCGCCAGCCTTTTATCCGAGTTCCATGCATCCGAGAAATATGACTAAGCAGCCGCAAGATAACACGGGTAGCATAGGCAGGAGGCATCACGGATGCCCGGCGTCACTTTCCGAAGCGAATGTCAGGGACGTGTACGGTGCGATGTTGTCCGAGAGGAGCGATCCCGCGAAGAGCCTCGGCAGGACCGCGGGCGTGCACGGTGGCAACTCGTCGAAGCAGAGAGGAGGTCTCGAGGCAGCGGAgcgcgagagagagcgagatAGGGAGAAGGAGTACAGGCGAAACACAGCGTGCAATAACTCACTGGACT gTGTACCGCAGCCGCTGGGTCGCAGTTACAGTTTCGTGCAACAGCAGAAGCAGCAGCAAAAAatgcagcaacagcaacagcagcaagcTAGAAGGAGAGAGCGGGACGACGACGCCATGCACGAGCGTTACTTGATGATAAGTCAGACCCACGAACAGTCCAGGCAGAGACTTAGCAGTAACACTAGCAgtagcaacagcagcaacagtaGCAGCAATAGTGCCGCGGGCGAAGAAACCGAGGGTCACGCCGAGGGAGACGATAGCAAGAAGAAGAGAAGCAACGGAAATCCCAGTCCGCCACCGTCGCCGTTTTACGGCAATCTTCTGGCTGACGCTGATCATCTACTACCGTTGCAACATTATATCCTTCAACAAGCGAAATTATCAG GTTGTTATAAGTTCGGGGACCCCTTGTTAGTGGAAGAAGGAGAAGATTCTTTGGACGAGGAGGGTGGTAGGGGCGAAGCTATCGGTGCGAGAGGCGAGGACGATTCCGATGATCAATTCGCCGACGACGAAGCGGCCAGCAATCAGGGCGATTCTTCCAGTCAAGAATATCTCGAGGATCATTATGCgg ATCTAGGAAATTATGACACTGCGGGCTTAGTGACTTACTACACCACTGCTGACACGCTAACGAGGCCGCAAGCACGACCGCCCTCGCCGCCGAACATTGTGTCTCAGACGGAAACGAGAGACAGCGTAGTGCCGACGAGGCAAGTCTCCATGCCCACTGTGAGTTCAACTCCGAGCATCTGTACGACGAGCGTCAATAACAGCGACCTGGAAGAGGTGCGGCGAGATGACAGCACGGGCGGTGGCGACATCGAGAAGTACGCGCAGGACAATCTCAATCTGAACTGCGGCAGACCGAAAGGATTGAGGTTGTTGTTTCGAAAGAAGTTCAGCGTGCGGGATATCCTCAGCTGGTCGAAGGATCCTATACCTCAGCCCATGCTCGCGATGGTGGACGGCGAGAAACCGCTCAAGAGGGAGGCCTGCAACTTATTTCGATTGGTTCAGGTGTACATGGGCGATCGTAAGGCCAATGTCGGCATGACGTTGGACGGCGTTGCCATGGACATCGTGAATACCGCGTTCACGAAGCCGCCCCTGCGGGACGAGCTGTACGTTCAGATCTGCCGGCAAACGACGGAGAATCCGCGGAAGGAGAGCCTGCGACGCGGATGGGAATTGATGGCTGTGTGTCTGGCTTTCGTGCCGCCTAGCGCCACGTTCGAGCCTTACTTGGAAGGCTACATGAACCGACATCGCGATCCGAACTTCCAGTTTCCCGAGGTCGCCAAGTGGCCGATACACGTGCAAGTTAGCCATTACGCGACCGTAGCCTGCCGACGATTGCAGCGGATCGGCGCGCATGGCAAACGGCAACCTCGCAAGGCCACGGTGGAGGATATCGACCAAGCGAGG ATACAAATCTTCCGCGCGTCCATGTTCGGCGCTACGCTCTCGGAAGTTATGGCTTTACAAAGGGATCGTTTCCCGCTTAGAGAGTTACCATGGATACAAACGACGCTGACGCGCCAAGTGCTGGTACGTGGTGGCACATTGACCGAGGGTATCTTCCGGGTGTCGGCGGACGCCGACGAAGTCAGCGCGTTGAAGTCCTGCTTGGACAGGTTCGAGGACGGCGCGATACTGGCAGCTTCTCAAGACGCACACGCGCCCGCCTCTCTGCTGAAATTGTGGGTGCGCGAGTTGTACGAGCCGCTAATACCAGATTCCTTCTACGTGGAGTGCGTGTCTATGCGGCACGACGATCCGGAAGCCTCCGCGGCGAATGTCGCCGCGATCGTTGAACGTTTGCCGGATCTTAATCGTCGCGTGCTATGTCATCTAATACGCTTCCTACAG ATATTTGCTAGACCCGAGGTGGTCGTCCGCACCAAAATGGACGCCAACAATCTTGCGATGGTGATGGCGCCGAATGTGTTACGCTGCATGTCACAAGATCCTCGGGTGATCCTAGAGAACGCACGGAAGGAGATGGCCTTCGTCCGTACTCTCATCGAGACGTTAGACACCGCTTGGATCGATGATCTTCACTGA
- the RhoGAP93B gene encoding rho GTPase-activating protein 39 isoform X3: MASDGMEWVEIIEPRTKEHMYANLTTGECVWDPPPGVPVKKTDNNQWWELFDQNTSRFYYYNATSQKTVWHRPTDCDIIPLAKLQTLKQNTEPATCSTSDSQKITEPRKKESVSTQTQTPSVSRSTRFNHQESTNLAPTLQVLSLGNSNKTRTCTVGADLQTSPPSPSPSSRRHHHHHHHHNNRHHRHHDAPAACTRQHNHSQDSGRSSDSSVSHSRTSLESTGYRLLDSPHRHHHRSAAQTSAGTAQSSPRPHGSGTLEARCHKSGTLESVKNQKSVSMGEPPPLGLSLSTSTPLFKKKTFTDPQREGRAGNLDLDKSKNGRESSRGSYGPEPSTSPYRDSLMESRVFRQEMPPYRPPEVQLSHSYKSQNEKYGSLMESGNRYHRDRERELQQQQQQQQQQQQQQHHRERVNSLDKSNPPAFYPSSMHPRNMTKQPQDNTGSIGRRHHGCPASLSEANVRDVYGAMLSERSDPAKSLGRTAGVHGGNSSKQRGGLEAAERERERDREKEYRRNTACNNSLDCVPQPLGRSYSFVQQQKQQQKMQQQQQQQARRRERDDDAMHERYLMISQTHEQSRQRLSSNTSSSNSSNSSSNSAAGEETEGHAEGDDSKKKRSNGNPSPPPSPFYGNLLADADHLLPLQHYILQQAKLSGCYKFGDPLLVEEGEDSLDEEGGRGEAIGARGEDDSDDQFADDEAASNQGDSSSQEYLEDHYADLGNYDTAGLVTYYTTADTLTRPQARPPSPPNIVSQTETRDSVVPTRQVSMPTVSSTPSICTTSVNNSDLEEVRRDDSTGGGDIEKYAQDNLNLNCGRPKGLRLLFRKKFSVRDILSWSKDPIPQPMLAMVDGEKPLKREACNLFRLVQVYMGDRKANVGMTLDGVAMDIVNTAFTKPPLRDELYVQICRQTTENPRKESLRRGWELMAVCLAFVPPSATFEPYLEGYMNRHRDPNFQFPEVAKWPIHVQVSHYATVACRRLQRIGAHGKRQPRKATVEDIDQARIQIFRASMFGATLSEVMALQRDRFPLRELPWIQTTLTRQVLVRGGTLTEGIFRVSADADEVSALKSCLDRFEDGAILAASQDAHAPASLLKLWVRELYEPLIPDSFYVECVSMRHDDPEASAANVAAIVERLPDLNRRVLCHLIRFLQIFARPEVVVRTKMDANNLAMVMAPNVLRCMSQDPRVILENARKEMAFVRTLIETLDTAWIDDLH; this comes from the exons ATGGCATCCGACGG GATGGAATGGGTGGAGATCATAGAGCCACGCACGAAGGAACATATGTACGCCAATCTGACCACCGGAGAATGCGTATGGGATCCACCACCAGGCGTACCAGT GAAAAAAACGGACAACAATCAATGGTGGGAATTGTTTGATCAGAATACCTCgcggttttattattataacgcgACATCTCAGAAAACTGTCTGGCACCGCCCGACCGACTGTGACATCATACCGTTGGCGAAACTTCAG acTTTGAAACAGAATACGGAGCCTGCAACCTGTAGCACATCCGATTCTCAAAAGATAACGGAACCGAGAAAGAAGGAATCCGTTTCGACACAAACACAAACTCCTTCAGTCAGTCGGTCGACGCGATTTAACCATCAGGAGAGCACGAATCTGGCTCCGACGCTG CAAGTTCTATCCCTCGGTAATTCGAACAAAACGAGGACTTGCACAGTTGGCGCCGATCTTCAGACTTCCCCACCATCCCCGTCTCCGTCATCAAGGCgacatcatcatcatcatcatcatcacaATAACAGGCATCACAGGCACCATGACGCGCCTGCGGCGTGCACTAGACAACACAATCATTCGCAGGATTCTGGCAGATCTAGCGACAGTTCCGTCTCGCACAGTAGGACCTCATTGGAGTCGACCGGTTATCGCTTGTTGGACTCGCCGCACAGACATCATCATCGCTCGGCCGCCCAAACGTCGGCGGGCACCGCACAATCCTCTCCCAGGCCGCACGGCAGCGGCACCCTAGAGGCCAGATGCCACAAAAGCGGAACTTTGGAAAGCGTGAAGAATCAGAAGTCCGTGTCAATGGGAGAACCACCGCCATTGGGTTTGTCGCTCTCGACCAGCACGCCCTTGTTCAAGAAGAAGACGTTCACCGACCCGCAACGCGAAGGTAGGGCGGGAAACTTGGACCTGGACAAGAgtaaaaatg GTCGTGAAAGTAGTAGAGGCTCGTACGGTCCCGAGCCGAGTACCTCGCCATATCGTGATTCTCTGATGGAATCCCGAGTCTTCAGGCAGGAAATGCCGCCGTATCGTCCGCCGGAGGTTCAACTTAGCCATAGTTATAAATCGCAGAATGAAAAGTATGGTTCCTTAATGGAGAGTGGCAATCGTTACCATAGGGATAGAGAGCGGGAgctgcagcagcaacagcaacagcagcagcagcagcagcagcagcagcatcaTCGAGAGCGCGTCAACAGCCTCGATAAAAGCAACCCGCCAGCCTTTTATCCGAGTTCCATGCATCCGAGAAATATGACTAAGCAGCCGCAAGATAACACGGGTAGCATAGGCAGGAGGCATCACGGATGCCCGGCGTCACTTTCCGAAGCGAATGTCAGGGACGTGTACGGTGCGATGTTGTCCGAGAGGAGCGATCCCGCGAAGAGCCTCGGCAGGACCGCGGGCGTGCACGGTGGCAACTCGTCGAAGCAGAGAGGAGGTCTCGAGGCAGCGGAgcgcgagagagagcgagatAGGGAGAAGGAGTACAGGCGAAACACAGCGTGCAATAACTCACTGGACT gTGTACCGCAGCCGCTGGGTCGCAGTTACAGTTTCGTGCAACAGCAGAAGCAGCAGCAAAAAatgcagcaacagcaacagcagcaagcTAGAAGGAGAGAGCGGGACGACGACGCCATGCACGAGCGTTACTTGATGATAAGTCAGACCCACGAACAGTCCAGGCAGAGACTTAGCAGTAACACTAGCAgtagcaacagcagcaacagtaGCAGCAATAGTGCCGCGGGCGAAGAAACCGAGGGTCACGCCGAGGGAGACGATAGCAAGAAGAAGAGAAGCAACGGAAATCCCAGTCCGCCACCGTCGCCGTTTTACGGCAATCTTCTGGCTGACGCTGATCATCTACTACCGTTGCAACATTATATCCTTCAACAAGCGAAATTATCAG GTTGTTATAAGTTCGGGGACCCCTTGTTAGTGGAAGAAGGAGAAGATTCTTTGGACGAGGAGGGTGGTAGGGGCGAAGCTATCGGTGCGAGAGGCGAGGACGATTCCGATGATCAATTCGCCGACGACGAAGCGGCCAGCAATCAGGGCGATTCTTCCAGTCAAGAATATCTCGAGGATCATTATGCgg ATCTAGGAAATTATGACACTGCGGGCTTAGTGACTTACTACACCACTGCTGACACGCTAACGAGGCCGCAAGCACGACCGCCCTCGCCGCCGAACATTGTGTCTCAGACGGAAACGAGAGACAGCGTAGTGCCGACGAGGCAAGTCTCCATGCCCACTGTGAGTTCAACTCCGAGCATCTGTACGACGAGCGTCAATAACAGCGACCTGGAAGAGGTGCGGCGAGATGACAGCACGGGCGGTGGCGACATCGAGAAGTACGCGCAGGACAATCTCAATCTGAACTGCGGCAGACCGAAAGGATTGAGGTTGTTGTTTCGAAAGAAGTTCAGCGTGCGGGATATCCTCAGCTGGTCGAAGGATCCTATACCTCAGCCCATGCTCGCGATGGTGGACGGCGAGAAACCGCTCAAGAGGGAGGCCTGCAACTTATTTCGATTGGTTCAGGTGTACATGGGCGATCGTAAGGCCAATGTCGGCATGACGTTGGACGGCGTTGCCATGGACATCGTGAATACCGCGTTCACGAAGCCGCCCCTGCGGGACGAGCTGTACGTTCAGATCTGCCGGCAAACGACGGAGAATCCGCGGAAGGAGAGCCTGCGACGCGGATGGGAATTGATGGCTGTGTGTCTGGCTTTCGTGCCGCCTAGCGCCACGTTCGAGCCTTACTTGGAAGGCTACATGAACCGACATCGCGATCCGAACTTCCAGTTTCCCGAGGTCGCCAAGTGGCCGATACACGTGCAAGTTAGCCATTACGCGACCGTAGCCTGCCGACGATTGCAGCGGATCGGCGCGCATGGCAAACGGCAACCTCGCAAGGCCACGGTGGAGGATATCGACCAAGCGAGG ATACAAATCTTCCGCGCGTCCATGTTCGGCGCTACGCTCTCGGAAGTTATGGCTTTACAAAGGGATCGTTTCCCGCTTAGAGAGTTACCATGGATACAAACGACGCTGACGCGCCAAGTGCTGGTACGTGGTGGCACATTGACCGAGGGTATCTTCCGGGTGTCGGCGGACGCCGACGAAGTCAGCGCGTTGAAGTCCTGCTTGGACAGGTTCGAGGACGGCGCGATACTGGCAGCTTCTCAAGACGCACACGCGCCCGCCTCTCTGCTGAAATTGTGGGTGCGCGAGTTGTACGAGCCGCTAATACCAGATTCCTTCTACGTGGAGTGCGTGTCTATGCGGCACGACGATCCGGAAGCCTCCGCGGCGAATGTCGCCGCGATCGTTGAACGTTTGCCGGATCTTAATCGTCGCGTGCTATGTCATCTAATACGCTTCCTACAG ATATTTGCTAGACCCGAGGTGGTCGTCCGCACCAAAATGGACGCCAACAATCTTGCGATGGTGATGGCGCCGAATGTGTTACGCTGCATGTCACAAGATCCTCGGGTGATCCTAGAGAACGCACGGAAGGAGATGGCCTTCGTCCGTACTCTCATCGAGACGTTAGACACCGCTTGGATCGATGATCTTCACTGA
- the RhoGAP93B gene encoding rho GTPase-activating protein 39 isoform X5, which produces MASDGRMEWVEIIEPRTKEHMYANLTTGECVWDPPPGVPVKKTDNNQWWELFDQNTSRFYYYNATSQKTVWHRPTDCDIIPLAKLQNTEPATCSTSDSQKITEPRKKESVSTQTQTPSVSRSTRFNHQESTNLAPTLQVLSLGNSNKTRTCTVGADLQTSPPSPSPSSRRHHHHHHHHNNRHHRHHDAPAACTRQHNHSQDSGRSSDSSVSHSRTSLESTGYRLLDSPHRHHHRSAAQTSAGTAQSSPRPHGSGTLEARCHKSGTLESVKNQKSVSMGEPPPLGLSLSTSTPLFKKKTFTDPQREGRAGNLDLDKSKNGRESSRGSYGPEPSTSPYRDSLMESRVFRQEMPPYRPPEVQLSHSYKSQNEKYGSLMESGNRYHRDRERELQQQQQQQQQQQQQQHHRERVNSLDKSNPPAFYPSSMHPRNMTKQPQDNTGSIGRRHHGCPASLSEANVRDVYGAMLSERSDPAKSLGRTAGVHGGNSSKQRGGLEAAERERERDREKEYRRNTACNNSLDCVPQPLGRSYSFVQQQKQQQKMQQQQQQQARRRERDDDAMHERYLMISQTHEQSRQRLSSNTSSSNSSNSSSNSAAGEETEGHAEGDDSKKKRSNGNPSPPPSPFYGNLLADADHLLPLQHYILQQAKLSGCYKFGDPLLVEEGEDSLDEEGGRGEAIGARGEDDSDDQFADDEAASNQGDSSSQEYLEDHYADLGNYDTAGLVTYYTTADTLTRPQARPPSPPNIVSQTETRDSVVPTRQVSMPTVSSTPSICTTSVNNSDLEEVRRDDSTGGGDIEKYAQDNLNLNCGRPKGLRLLFRKKFSVRDILSWSKDPIPQPMLAMVDGEKPLKREACNLFRLVQVYMGDRKANVGMTLDGVAMDIVNTAFTKPPLRDELYVQICRQTTENPRKESLRRGWELMAVCLAFVPPSATFEPYLEGYMNRHRDPNFQFPEVAKWPIHVQVSHYATVACRRLQRIGAHGKRQPRKATVEDIDQARIQIFRASMFGATLSEVMALQRDRFPLRELPWIQTTLTRQVLVRGGTLTEGIFRVSADADEVSALKSCLDRFEDGAILAASQDAHAPASLLKLWVRELYEPLIPDSFYVECVSMRHDDPEASAANVAAIVERLPDLNRRVLCHLIRFLQIFARPEVVVRTKMDANNLAMVMAPNVLRCMSQDPRVILENARKEMAFVRTLIETLDTAWIDDLH; this is translated from the exons ATGGCATCCGACGG TAGGATGGAATGGGTGGAGATCATAGAGCCACGCACGAAGGAACATATGTACGCCAATCTGACCACCGGAGAATGCGTATGGGATCCACCACCAGGCGTACCAGT GAAAAAAACGGACAACAATCAATGGTGGGAATTGTTTGATCAGAATACCTCgcggttttattattataacgcgACATCTCAGAAAACTGTCTGGCACCGCCCGACCGACTGTGACATCATACCGTTGGCGAAACTTCAG AATACGGAGCCTGCAACCTGTAGCACATCCGATTCTCAAAAGATAACGGAACCGAGAAAGAAGGAATCCGTTTCGACACAAACACAAACTCCTTCAGTCAGTCGGTCGACGCGATTTAACCATCAGGAGAGCACGAATCTGGCTCCGACGCTG CAAGTTCTATCCCTCGGTAATTCGAACAAAACGAGGACTTGCACAGTTGGCGCCGATCTTCAGACTTCCCCACCATCCCCGTCTCCGTCATCAAGGCgacatcatcatcatcatcatcatcacaATAACAGGCATCACAGGCACCATGACGCGCCTGCGGCGTGCACTAGACAACACAATCATTCGCAGGATTCTGGCAGATCTAGCGACAGTTCCGTCTCGCACAGTAGGACCTCATTGGAGTCGACCGGTTATCGCTTGTTGGACTCGCCGCACAGACATCATCATCGCTCGGCCGCCCAAACGTCGGCGGGCACCGCACAATCCTCTCCCAGGCCGCACGGCAGCGGCACCCTAGAGGCCAGATGCCACAAAAGCGGAACTTTGGAAAGCGTGAAGAATCAGAAGTCCGTGTCAATGGGAGAACCACCGCCATTGGGTTTGTCGCTCTCGACCAGCACGCCCTTGTTCAAGAAGAAGACGTTCACCGACCCGCAACGCGAAGGTAGGGCGGGAAACTTGGACCTGGACAAGAgtaaaaatg GTCGTGAAAGTAGTAGAGGCTCGTACGGTCCCGAGCCGAGTACCTCGCCATATCGTGATTCTCTGATGGAATCCCGAGTCTTCAGGCAGGAAATGCCGCCGTATCGTCCGCCGGAGGTTCAACTTAGCCATAGTTATAAATCGCAGAATGAAAAGTATGGTTCCTTAATGGAGAGTGGCAATCGTTACCATAGGGATAGAGAGCGGGAgctgcagcagcaacagcaacagcagcagcagcagcagcagcagcagcatcaTCGAGAGCGCGTCAACAGCCTCGATAAAAGCAACCCGCCAGCCTTTTATCCGAGTTCCATGCATCCGAGAAATATGACTAAGCAGCCGCAAGATAACACGGGTAGCATAGGCAGGAGGCATCACGGATGCCCGGCGTCACTTTCCGAAGCGAATGTCAGGGACGTGTACGGTGCGATGTTGTCCGAGAGGAGCGATCCCGCGAAGAGCCTCGGCAGGACCGCGGGCGTGCACGGTGGCAACTCGTCGAAGCAGAGAGGAGGTCTCGAGGCAGCGGAgcgcgagagagagcgagatAGGGAGAAGGAGTACAGGCGAAACACAGCGTGCAATAACTCACTGGACT gTGTACCGCAGCCGCTGGGTCGCAGTTACAGTTTCGTGCAACAGCAGAAGCAGCAGCAAAAAatgcagcaacagcaacagcagcaagcTAGAAGGAGAGAGCGGGACGACGACGCCATGCACGAGCGTTACTTGATGATAAGTCAGACCCACGAACAGTCCAGGCAGAGACTTAGCAGTAACACTAGCAgtagcaacagcagcaacagtaGCAGCAATAGTGCCGCGGGCGAAGAAACCGAGGGTCACGCCGAGGGAGACGATAGCAAGAAGAAGAGAAGCAACGGAAATCCCAGTCCGCCACCGTCGCCGTTTTACGGCAATCTTCTGGCTGACGCTGATCATCTACTACCGTTGCAACATTATATCCTTCAACAAGCGAAATTATCAG GTTGTTATAAGTTCGGGGACCCCTTGTTAGTGGAAGAAGGAGAAGATTCTTTGGACGAGGAGGGTGGTAGGGGCGAAGCTATCGGTGCGAGAGGCGAGGACGATTCCGATGATCAATTCGCCGACGACGAAGCGGCCAGCAATCAGGGCGATTCTTCCAGTCAAGAATATCTCGAGGATCATTATGCgg ATCTAGGAAATTATGACACTGCGGGCTTAGTGACTTACTACACCACTGCTGACACGCTAACGAGGCCGCAAGCACGACCGCCCTCGCCGCCGAACATTGTGTCTCAGACGGAAACGAGAGACAGCGTAGTGCCGACGAGGCAAGTCTCCATGCCCACTGTGAGTTCAACTCCGAGCATCTGTACGACGAGCGTCAATAACAGCGACCTGGAAGAGGTGCGGCGAGATGACAGCACGGGCGGTGGCGACATCGAGAAGTACGCGCAGGACAATCTCAATCTGAACTGCGGCAGACCGAAAGGATTGAGGTTGTTGTTTCGAAAGAAGTTCAGCGTGCGGGATATCCTCAGCTGGTCGAAGGATCCTATACCTCAGCCCATGCTCGCGATGGTGGACGGCGAGAAACCGCTCAAGAGGGAGGCCTGCAACTTATTTCGATTGGTTCAGGTGTACATGGGCGATCGTAAGGCCAATGTCGGCATGACGTTGGACGGCGTTGCCATGGACATCGTGAATACCGCGTTCACGAAGCCGCCCCTGCGGGACGAGCTGTACGTTCAGATCTGCCGGCAAACGACGGAGAATCCGCGGAAGGAGAGCCTGCGACGCGGATGGGAATTGATGGCTGTGTGTCTGGCTTTCGTGCCGCCTAGCGCCACGTTCGAGCCTTACTTGGAAGGCTACATGAACCGACATCGCGATCCGAACTTCCAGTTTCCCGAGGTCGCCAAGTGGCCGATACACGTGCAAGTTAGCCATTACGCGACCGTAGCCTGCCGACGATTGCAGCGGATCGGCGCGCATGGCAAACGGCAACCTCGCAAGGCCACGGTGGAGGATATCGACCAAGCGAGG ATACAAATCTTCCGCGCGTCCATGTTCGGCGCTACGCTCTCGGAAGTTATGGCTTTACAAAGGGATCGTTTCCCGCTTAGAGAGTTACCATGGATACAAACGACGCTGACGCGCCAAGTGCTGGTACGTGGTGGCACATTGACCGAGGGTATCTTCCGGGTGTCGGCGGACGCCGACGAAGTCAGCGCGTTGAAGTCCTGCTTGGACAGGTTCGAGGACGGCGCGATACTGGCAGCTTCTCAAGACGCACACGCGCCCGCCTCTCTGCTGAAATTGTGGGTGCGCGAGTTGTACGAGCCGCTAATACCAGATTCCTTCTACGTGGAGTGCGTGTCTATGCGGCACGACGATCCGGAAGCCTCCGCGGCGAATGTCGCCGCGATCGTTGAACGTTTGCCGGATCTTAATCGTCGCGTGCTATGTCATCTAATACGCTTCCTACAG ATATTTGCTAGACCCGAGGTGGTCGTCCGCACCAAAATGGACGCCAACAATCTTGCGATGGTGATGGCGCCGAATGTGTTACGCTGCATGTCACAAGATCCTCGGGTGATCCTAGAGAACGCACGGAAGGAGATGGCCTTCGTCCGTACTCTCATCGAGACGTTAGACACCGCTTGGATCGATGATCTTCACTGA